The genomic region GGGACGATGATGCTATTAGATAGATCAACTTACGATTTTCGACGTTATAAATCTTGTACTTTTAGGCCTAGTTTGGTGCgtattggattggattggattagattatgttgaaggaagaaatggatATCCACTTCCAATCGTATTCAAGTTTAAAGTAGAAGTTGGACTAGTGAAGGAAACGTCGCACTTCCAATCCTACCAAGGAGGACACAATAAGTTTTCTTCACGTCTAATTTATCTTCCACCTTTAGCTTGAACAAGGTTTCAAAGTCGACATCCATTTCTGGCATCAGTATACCTAGAATGCGGTGGCTTATCCAATCCAATCTAATAGAAACCACCAATGAGTTTGAGCTCTCATTGTACGGAGTTACGGGTTTGAGCTCATAAAAGCAAACCGATAGTGCTTGCTTTAACTTGTACATGTTACGTCCTTTAACCAAACCAAGGTGGTTCAAGAGCATCTACCCTTGTACTCGAGGTCGTCTTCCTCCATTCCCCCGCCCTAATGGCGCAACATTGTTTACAAAActttaagtaaaaaaattatgaatataaaGACAAAGGATGCCACATTTAGCAGTCGACTCTTTCGCTACAAGTCATATGGTGCAACTGTTAAATCCAGGTATCAGTCATACAGGGCTAGAGCTTTGAGATTGTGCAACTTGAACTCTCCAGGTGAAATATTTCATGTACAATGAGTTGAGGCTCATCGCTATTCCGAAACCCAACACTGCAGCAAGCAATATCGCGTAAATGGCCATCAGATGAAGctgaaagaaagaacaaaaaagattTAGTTAATAAGGCAAATTGTGAAATAATCAAGCACAGAGTCTGGCATTAGGCAGTTTGGTGCACCGTAGAAAAAACCGCAGTAAGCAACAGCAAAACACACGCAGATCATGGAGCATATTATGACAGGGTTTGGATAAAATCACGAATCGAAAGCATCACTCACTATGCTGTAGAACAGGTGGACGATGAGGGCGACAAGCGCAAACTCCAGAGCTGCATAAGTCCATATGTACTCCCTGATTGCTGCAATTAAACAAGCAAATGGTTAGACGGTTATAAACTTACAGAGACAGAAGAGAACCAGAAATCTCAGATGCTCTGCTATACCAAGGATGATGGCGAATGTGGATGCCAAGAGACCCAATGTAAATGCAAACGGTGCTGTAATTACAATCGCTCTAGTTTTCAAGTCACGAATCTACACATTGGAAAAGAGGTAGAATTAGCATTGTTACGCCAACTATCAGTCACAACTTGAACCAGTTCTGTCCTTTCTTTCAATGCGTTCTTTTTGGGACCCTGTATGTGCTCAGATAGTTTGTAGACCATACAAATGAACAGATAATATTTCATGGCACCTGGAGCCGCATAATTTAGGCGTTCTTACACAATGTCTTGCATAGTGCTAGGTATGGTCTAATTACACACAATTAGATtggattattttgaattttattggaGGATATCGAACTCATCAGGAGACACAAACAAGTTCTAGTTTAGCGGAAATCAAATTCTTAGTTCTAAAAGTTTTTTTCACCAGAAGAATGGCATACCAGTAGCTGctcaaggaagaagaaatagCATATTGTGCTAATCAAGACCAGTACCACAAAGTCCTGCCAGGCACTGCATTAAATACGACTTCATTAGCTATAAAAGAGTAAAAAAGGAAGCATGATATCTATCATAAGTTGAATTCTACAAATAATGCACAGGTGTGACTTGATCAGAAGGAGAACCCTACATTAGCACTGTCGCCTGCCAATGATGTGGCTATGATGGCTGAAATTTGTCTCTACAAGATAAGAAAATATGATTTGGATCCAATCGATATGACTTAGATCCTCTTCTGGCATTTAATGTTAGAGAATTCTAATTGGACATTCATGACTGAACCGAAATGGATGTTTCATGAAAAGGTTTCTACctgttttttctttccctttacTAGTCATGATATCATGAGTCTCCAAATAATACCCTCTATCAAAGTCATAAATGGAAAGGATCTCAATACCGCATTATCTCACCTTATCGTTTCTGGATGCAAACCCTGTTGGTTGTGCTGCTGTCCACTACCCCTTTGAGCAGTGCTCTGCACCCGAAGCAATGTTACAGGTAAATTCTGAACCTCTTGACCACATACATCACATTTCTTGTTTCCTTTTGTGCTGAACCACTTAATGGCGCACTCTTCATGTAGAAGTCTAAGAGCACCTTTGCAAAAACATTCCATTTTGAGCGTATTTTGTTCATCACATGCATCAAGACATATCCTGCACACTGCTTCTTCTTCAGGAATTTCTTCATCATTGGCCTCCACTGGAACTGGAGTTATTTGATCTAATTTGCCGAAAATAAAGttagaggggagagagagagagagagaggaatacATAAGCCAAAAGTAGTTGAAATGTAGTGAgtaaattcattcattgttacAAATATGTGAGTTGTATTTGCAGCATGAACAAAAAACCagaataatagattcactactTACCATCACTAGGATCTGCTTGAGTCTGCTCATTTCGAGTTGCAAAAGATACGGATCTTACAATGACTTTATTACATCCAGGCATAGAAAGGGACCTCAAAACTGTTGTAATTTCTTTCTGCACACAATTAATCACAACCATCTCTTTCAGTTGGATGACTTCCTGATTAACAAGCCATTTTTAGGAAGCATTAAtgaggaaaaaaattagaagcaCAAAGATTCagatttaattttctttttcatggtACATACATAGTAGTTTAATGGAAAAATTGACCCGAATTATCATATAACACGGTTAAGAGGTAACTTGAGTGTCTAAACTGAAAACGTAAATCAGATTCCATTTTCGGGACAATGAATGCTCAGACATCATTCTTGGAAACAGCATTTAGGggataaaaaaaacaatctaCAATGTCTCTAGGTAAATCATCAATCATAATTTTTGTTTGGAAGATTATGATCTTTTGTTGCATTACCAGTTTTATAcctccaaatgcaaagaagttCATGTGAAATCTCAAAAACTAGGGAAACTGTAGAATGCATGACCACTTACACGTGGCTTGTGCACTTCATTATACATCCTCGCAGAGCTGGGTGTAGCAACAGAGGCGGACAAATTTGATATCGGTGTAACAGGAAGAGAGGTACATCTTTCAGGATCTCTACTGGGGTCTGAATTAAGGAGGGAGCTTCTCTCACCATCCGGTTGATTGCCTTTTCTCTTGAAGCTTAAAGCCCGGAAAAGGCCCCCTGATAGCGAGCTGCCCTTAAAGGAACCTTGAGACTGCAGTAAACCCTTTCCGCTACGGCTACTGCCAAAACCCACAGGCCTTCGGGGTATCTGAAGTGATATGTCTGGGCGCCTCCCAGTAGGTTCCAGGTCGGTAGCTTCTTCATTTACTGTCTTCAGATTTTGGAAACCAGccttcacaaaacaaaatatctAATGCTACATCTCATTTGGTCTATAAGCTTTCAGAAGATTTCTTATATCAATTAACAAAATGAAAAGACACAAACTTTTCATACAAAAA from Pyrus communis chromosome 4, drPyrComm1.1, whole genome shotgun sequence harbors:
- the LOC137731361 gene encoding uncharacterized protein isoform X1 produces the protein MLAAESVPNGAAEPPPSPQAGFQNLKTVNEEATDLEPTGRRPDISLQIPRRPVGFGSSRSGKGLLQSQGSFKGSSLSGGLFRALSFKRKGNQPDGERSSLLNSDPSRDPERCTSLPVTPISNLSASVATPSSARMYNEVHKPREVIQLKEMVVINCVQKEITTVLRSLSMPGCNKVIVRSVSFATRNEQTQADPSDDQITPVPVEANDEEIPEEEAVCRICLDACDEQNTLKMECFCKGALRLLHEECAIKWFSTKGNKKCDVCGQEVQNLPVTLLRVQSTAQRGSGQQHNQQGLHPETISAWQDFVVLVLISTICYFFFLEQLLIRDLKTRAIVITAPFAFTLGLLASTFAIILAIREYIWTYAALEFALVALIVHLFYSILHLMAIYAILLAAVLGFGIAMSLNSLYMKYFTWRVQVAQSQSSSPV
- the LOC137731361 gene encoding uncharacterized protein isoform X2 produces the protein MLAAESVPNGAAEPPPSPQAGFQNLKTVNEEATDLEPTGRRPDISLQIPRRPVGFGSSRSGKGLLQSQGSFKGSSLSGGLFRALSFKRKGNQPDGERSSLLNSDPSRDPERCTSLPVTPISNLSASVATPSSARMYNEVHKPRKEITTVLRSLSMPGCNKVIVRSVSFATRNEQTQADPSDDQITPVPVEANDEEIPEEEAVCRICLDACDEQNTLKMECFCKGALRLLHEECAIKWFSTKGNKKCDVCGQEVQNLPVTLLRVQSTAQRGSGQQHNQQGLHPETISAWQDFVVLVLISTICYFFFLEQLLIRDLKTRAIVITAPFAFTLGLLASTFAIILAIREYIWTYAALEFALVALIVHLFYSILHLMAIYAILLAAVLGFGIAMSLNSLYMKYFTWRVQVAQSQSSSPV